The following are encoded in a window of Oncorhynchus keta strain PuntledgeMale-10-30-2019 chromosome 10, Oket_V2, whole genome shotgun sequence genomic DNA:
- the LOC118388241 gene encoding 60S acidic ribosomal protein P2-like has protein sequence MRYVSAYLLAVLGGNTSPSSKDIKTILGSVGIEAEDERLDKVVNELNGKDINEVMNSGLSKLASVPAGGAVAAPAAAGSAAAGVSPTAAEEKKEEKEESEEGSDDDMGFGLFD, from the exons TTACGTGTCCGCTTACCTCCTGGCTGTGCTCGGTGGCAACACCAGCCCCTCCTCCAAGGATATCAAGACCATTTTGGGGAGTGTAGGAATCGAGGCCGAAGATGAGCGCCTAGACAAG GTTGTCAATGAATTGAATGGAAAAGATATCAATGAAGTCATGAACTCTG GTCTCTCTAAATTGGCCTCCGTGCCAGCAGGTGGTGCTGTGGCggctcctgctgctgctgggtCTGCTGCAGCTGGAGTTTCTCCTACTGCTG CGGAAGAGaaaaaggaggagaaagaggaatcTGAAGAGGGATCTGATGATGACATGGGATTTGGACTCTTTGATTAA